The following are from one region of the Acidobacteriota bacterium genome:
- the gyrA gene encoding DNA gyrase subunit A — MPDVERPNVPVTIEDEMRRSYMDYAMSVIIGRALPDVRDGLKPAHRRVIYGMRTMGLASNRAYRKCAKIVGEVMGNFHPHGDASIYDTLVRLAQGFNMRYPLVDGQGNFGSVDGDPPAAMRYTEAKLQSLSDDLMADLDRDTVDFVANYDETTEEPSVLPAPFPNLLVNGSAGIAVGMATNIPPHNLREVIDGIVWVAEHREATRLDKERELLTLVPGPDFPTAGFIVGRAGIVQAYRTGRGSITMRARTDVEEPRKKGDRTAIVVTEIPYQVNKSRLLEKIADLVREKVIEGIADLRDESDRHGMRIVIELRRGEVPEVVLNNLYKHTPLQTSFGIIALAIVAGRPRVLPLLDLVEQFLEFRREVVRRRTEHDLAKAEARIHILEGLKVALDYLDAVIALIRASRNPPEARRGLIERFSLTEIQAQAILDMQLQRLTGLEREKIIEELARLAETIRELRAILESEPLLLGIVVDELREVREKYGDARRTEIIEGEDGDFSIEDLIVDEDVVITASNTGYIKRTAVTQYRNQRRGGKGRLGMRTREEDFLTHLFIASTHAYILIFTDRGRVYPLKVHRIPDVGPAGRGKAIANLVALDPEERIAALETLREFPTDPGHHFVAMGTRRGVVKRVDLSAFRHVRSGGIIAMGVELDDAVVGAELTDGEGEIFIGTRAGMAIRFPQSDVRSMGRTARGVRGIALREGDEVVAMTVVRPGATLLTVTENGYGKRTELGEYRVQSRGGVGIISIQASERNGRVAGVACVDGDDEVLLITQQGKVLRMVARDARPIGRATQGVRLIGIGDDDRVVSVARLVERDGESREDAGEADDESVAGDD; from the coding sequence ATGCCCGACGTCGAACGCCCCAACGTCCCCGTCACCATCGAAGACGAGATGCGCCGGTCCTACATGGACTACGCCATGAGCGTCATCATCGGCCGCGCCCTGCCCGACGTGCGCGACGGATTGAAACCGGCGCACCGGCGCGTGATCTACGGCATGCGCACGATGGGGCTCGCCTCGAACCGGGCGTACCGCAAGTGCGCCAAGATCGTCGGCGAGGTGATGGGCAACTTCCACCCGCATGGCGACGCGTCCATCTACGACACGCTCGTCCGCCTGGCGCAGGGCTTCAACATGCGCTACCCGCTGGTCGACGGCCAGGGGAACTTCGGGTCGGTGGACGGTGACCCGCCGGCGGCGATGCGCTACACCGAGGCGAAGCTGCAGTCGCTCTCCGACGACCTGATGGCCGATCTCGATCGCGACACGGTCGACTTCGTGGCCAACTACGACGAGACGACCGAGGAGCCCTCCGTCCTGCCCGCGCCGTTTCCGAACCTGTTGGTGAACGGCTCGGCCGGCATCGCGGTCGGGATGGCGACGAACATCCCGCCGCACAACCTGCGCGAGGTGATCGACGGAATCGTCTGGGTCGCCGAGCATCGGGAAGCGACGCGCCTGGACAAGGAACGGGAGCTGCTCACGCTCGTACCGGGTCCCGATTTCCCCACCGCCGGGTTCATCGTGGGACGGGCCGGCATCGTGCAGGCGTACCGGACCGGCCGCGGATCGATCACGATGCGGGCCCGCACCGACGTGGAGGAACCCCGCAAGAAGGGAGACCGTACCGCCATCGTCGTCACCGAGATCCCGTACCAGGTCAACAAGTCGCGCCTGCTCGAGAAAATCGCCGACCTGGTGCGCGAGAAGGTGATCGAGGGAATCGCCGACCTGCGCGACGAGTCCGACCGTCACGGCATGCGCATCGTGATCGAGCTGCGGCGGGGCGAGGTGCCGGAGGTGGTGCTGAACAACCTCTACAAGCACACGCCCCTGCAGACGTCGTTCGGCATCATCGCCTTGGCCATCGTGGCGGGCCGGCCACGGGTCCTCCCGCTCCTCGACCTCGTGGAACAGTTTCTCGAGTTTCGCAGGGAAGTGGTCCGCCGGCGCACCGAGCACGACCTCGCCAAGGCGGAGGCGCGCATCCACATCCTGGAGGGACTCAAGGTCGCACTCGACTATCTCGACGCGGTCATTGCCTTGATTCGCGCCTCGCGGAACCCCCCGGAGGCGCGGCGCGGCCTCATCGAGCGCTTCTCGCTTACCGAGATCCAGGCCCAGGCGATCCTGGACATGCAGCTTCAGCGCCTCACCGGACTCGAGCGCGAGAAGATCATCGAAGAGCTGGCCCGGCTGGCCGAGACCATCCGGGAGCTGCGGGCCATTCTCGAGAGCGAGCCGCTCCTGCTGGGCATCGTCGTCGACGAGCTCCGGGAGGTGCGCGAGAAGTACGGCGATGCGCGCCGCACCGAGATCATCGAGGGCGAGGACGGCGACTTCAGCATCGAGGACCTGATCGTCGACGAGGACGTCGTCATCACGGCCAGCAACACCGGGTACATCAAGCGAACCGCGGTGACGCAGTATCGGAACCAGCGCCGGGGAGGCAAGGGCCGGCTCGGCATGCGGACGCGGGAAGAAGACTTCCTGACGCACCTCTTCATCGCGTCCACGCATGCCTACATCCTGATCTTCACGGACCGCGGCCGCGTCTACCCCCTGAAGGTCCACCGGATTCCCGACGTCGGCCCGGCCGGGCGCGGCAAGGCCATCGCCAATCTCGTGGCCCTCGACCCGGAGGAGAGAATCGCCGCGCTGGAGACCCTCAGGGAGTTTCCGACCGATCCCGGCCACCACTTCGTCGCCATGGGAACGCGGCGGGGCGTGGTCAAGCGGGTCGATCTGAGCGCCTTTCGCCACGTGCGCTCGGGCGGCATCATCGCCATGGGGGTGGAGCTGGACGACGCGGTCGTCGGGGCCGAGCTGACCGACGGCGAGGGCGAGATCTTCATCGGCACCCGGGCGGGAATGGCCATCCGTTTCCCGCAGTCCGACGTGCGTTCGATGGGGCGCACGGCTCGCGGCGTCCGGGGGATAGCGCTCCGCGAGGGAGACGAGGTGGTCGCGATGACGGTCGTCCGGCCCGGCGCCACGCTCCTGACCGTGACCGAGAACGGCTACGGCAAGCGGACCGAGCTCGGAGAATACCGCGTGCAATCGCGTGGGGGAGTCGGTATCATAAGCATCCAGGCGAGCGAGAGAAACGGGAGGGTCGCCGGCGTCGCCTGCGTCGACGGCGATGACGAGGTCCTGTTGATCACGCAGCAGGGCAAGGTTCTGCGGATGGTCGCGCGGGACGCACGCCCCATCGGACGCGCGACGCAGGGCGTTCGGCTGATCGGAATCGGTGACGATGATCGCGTCGTCTCCGTGGCGCGGCTCGTCGAGAGAGACGGAGAATCGCGCGAGGATGCCGGCGAGGCGGATGACGAATCGGTCGCCGGCGATGACTAG